A single Phoenix dactylifera cultivar Barhee BC4 chromosome 1, palm_55x_up_171113_PBpolish2nd_filt_p, whole genome shotgun sequence DNA region contains:
- the LOC103721076 gene encoding LOW QUALITY PROTEIN: choline-phosphate cytidylyltransferase 2 (The sequence of the model RefSeq protein was modified relative to this genomic sequence to represent the inferred CDS: deleted 1 base in 1 codon), giving the protein MADPTPEKREKPEGKGEGDRPVRVYADGIYDLFHFGHARSLEQAKKSFPNTYLLVGCCNDEVTHKFKGKTVMTEAERYESLRHCKWVDEVIPDAPWVLTREFLDKHKIDFVAHDSLPYADASGAGNDVYEYVKSIGKFKETKRTEGISTSDMIMRIVKDYNQYVMRNLARGYTRKDLGVSYVKEKRLRVNMRLKDLQDNMKKQREKVEEKLQTVAKTASMLHDEWVENADRWVAGFLEKFEEGCHSMGTAIKERIQESLKRGQAKDFSLLQYEDEEE; this is encoded by the exons ATGGCAGATCcgacgccggagaagagggagaaaccAGAGGGAAAGGGCGAAGGGGATAGGCCCGTCAGAGTCTACGCCGATGGCATCTATGATCTCTTCCACTTCGGCCACGCCCGATCCCTCGAGCAGGCCAAGAAATC GTTTCCAAACACGTATCTTCTTGTCGGTTGTTGCAatgatgaggtcacacacaaATTTAAAGGGAAGACTGTCATGACTGAAGCTGAGCGTTATGAATCTCTTCGTCATTGCAA atGGGTTGATGAAGTTATTCCTGATGCTCCTTGGGTGCTCACAAGGGAG TTCCTTGACAAGCACAAGATTGATTTTGTAGCACATGACTCCCTCCC ATACGCAGATGCAAGTGGAGCTGGGAATGATGTCTATGAATAT GTCAAGTCCATTGGTAAATTTAAGGAGACAAAGCGCACAGAAGGGATATCAACATCTGATATGATAATGAGAATAGTTAAAGACTACAATCAGTACGTAATGCGCAACTTGGCCAGAGGATACACCAGGAAGGACCTTGGGGTCAGCTATGTGAAG GAAAAGCGGTTAAGAGTGAACATGAGGTTGAAAGACTTGCAAGATAATATGAAGAAGCAGCGAGAAAAAGTCGAGGAGAAG TTGCAAACGGTAGCAAAAACTGCAAGTATGCTGCATGATGAGTGGGTAGAAAATGCAGATCGCTGGGTTGCTGGTTTCCTTGAGAAGTTTGAGGAAGGATGTCATTCAATG GGTACGGCCATCAAAGAAAGAATTCAGGAAAGCTTGAAGAGGGGGCAAGCAAAAGATTTCAGCTTGTTGCAGtatgaggatgaagaagagtaG
- the LOC103721077 gene encoding RING-H2 finger protein ATL74-like, whose product MLWPLPSSSIFSPSLPSSLTFIYLSLLFPSPTLMEEPYVSNCHNLSLSILSPTHSPTTPPRKTRGEASLDYDVVVILAAMICALVCALGLNSMLQCVLRCTRRALTEPVGWVAHRRMNAGLRREDVIALPVATYIAPPPPSSGSPAPPPPGCAICLSDFANGEKIRVLPACSHRFHVGCIDTWLLSRCSCPTCRHRLSSHSTDPPLEIAIAP is encoded by the coding sequence ATGTTGTGgcccctcccctcctcttccATCTTTTCCCCTTCTCTTCCCTCTTCTCTAACCTTTATCTACTTAAGTCTTCTTTTTCCATCTCCAACCCTAATGGAAGAGCCTTACGTCTCAAATTGCCacaacctctccctctccatcctCTCCCCCACCCACAGCCCCACAACTCCCCCTCGCAAAACCCGGGGCGAGGCTTCACTTGACTATGACGTCGTCGTCATCCTTGCTGCGATGATCTGCGCGCTCGTCTGCGCGCTCGGCCTGAATTCCATGCTCCAATGCGTTCTCCGATGCACTCGCCGTGCCCTCACCGAGCCTGTCGGATGGGTTGCACACCGCCGCATGAATGCCGGCCTCAGGCGCGAGGACGTCATTGCACTCCCCGTCGCCACCTACATCGCTCCACCGCCGCCGTCATCGGGCTCGCCTGCTCCACCACCACCTGGGTGTGCCATCTGCCTATCGGACTTTGCTAACGGGGAGAAGATCCGGGTGCTGCCGGCATGCAGCCACCGGTTCCACGTCGGGTGCATCGACACATGGCTCCTGTCCCGCTGCTCCTGCCCGACTTGCCGGCACCGCCTCTCGTCCCACAGCACTGATCCTCCTCTAGAGATCGCAATTGCTCCATGA